The proteins below come from a single Mycobacterium parmense genomic window:
- a CDS encoding MarR family winged helix-turn-helix transcriptional regulator, with product MKTRTDLTAELFRVVGRFRRQLRRSAGRGFEASGLTESQTELLWLVGRQPGISVSAAAAELGLVPNTASTLVSKLVSGGLLIRTAAETDRRVGQLRLAEPTQQIVDASRAARRALLTDVIGELDDEQIESLAKGLEVIDMMTRKLQERPS from the coding sequence GTGAAGACACGTACCGATCTGACCGCCGAGCTGTTCAGGGTGGTCGGGCGGTTCCGTCGGCAGCTCCGAAGGTCGGCCGGCCGTGGGTTCGAGGCATCGGGGCTCACGGAGTCCCAAACGGAGCTGTTATGGCTGGTGGGACGGCAGCCGGGGATCTCGGTCAGCGCCGCCGCCGCCGAACTCGGGTTGGTGCCCAACACCGCGTCGACCCTGGTGTCCAAGTTGGTCTCCGGCGGACTGCTCATTCGCACTGCCGCAGAGACGGACCGCAGGGTTGGCCAGCTTCGGCTCGCCGAGCCGACGCAGCAGATCGTCGACGCGTCTCGGGCCGCGCGGCGGGCTCTGCTCACTGACGTAATCGGTGAACTCGACGACGAGCAAATCGAGTCACTGGCAAAGGGATTGGAGGTCATCGACATGATGACCCGGAAATTGCAGGAGCGGCCATCATGA
- a CDS encoding ATP-binding cassette domain-containing protein, protein MNASLPMAVDARNLTYRYGHFTAVDDVTLQVRPGETMGLLGPNGAGKTTMVRMLTTLTPLQDGRLRVFGMDARQQTVDIRSNIGYVPQQLSIEPALTGRQNVEWFARLYGVPRADRAGRVEEALDALELLDVADRTASTYSGGMVRRLEVAQALVNRPSLLVLDEPTVGLDPIARDGVWIQVQKMQAQFGMTVLLTTHYMEEADALCDRVALMHRGGLRAVGTPEKLKATVSPRATLEDVFRHYAASGLDDGTPPQESAGSFREIRSTRKVARRVS, encoded by the coding sequence ATGAACGCCTCGCTGCCGATGGCGGTCGACGCCAGAAACCTCACCTACCGCTACGGCCATTTCACCGCGGTCGACGACGTGACACTGCAGGTGCGCCCCGGCGAGACCATGGGCCTGCTGGGCCCCAACGGGGCCGGCAAAACCACCATGGTCCGGATGCTGACCACGCTGACCCCGTTGCAGGACGGCCGGCTACGCGTCTTCGGAATGGACGCGCGCCAGCAGACCGTCGACATCCGGAGCAACATCGGCTATGTGCCGCAGCAACTTTCAATTGAGCCCGCCCTGACGGGCCGGCAGAATGTGGAGTGGTTCGCCCGGCTCTACGGGGTGCCGCGGGCCGACCGCGCCGGACGGGTCGAGGAGGCCCTGGACGCCCTGGAACTGCTCGACGTGGCCGATCGAACGGCGTCGACCTATTCCGGGGGGATGGTGCGCCGTCTCGAGGTGGCTCAGGCGCTGGTCAACCGCCCGTCGCTGCTGGTGCTGGACGAGCCGACCGTCGGGCTCGATCCCATTGCGCGCGATGGGGTCTGGATTCAGGTGCAGAAGATGCAGGCCCAATTCGGCATGACGGTCCTGCTGACCACCCACTACATGGAGGAGGCCGACGCGCTGTGCGATCGGGTGGCGTTGATGCACCGCGGCGGGTTACGGGCCGTGGGCACACCCGAGAAGTTGAAGGCGACCGTGTCACCGCGCGCCACCCTCGAGGACGTGTTCCGCCATTACGCCGCGTCGGGCCTCGACGACGGCACGCCGCCCCAGGAGTCGGCGGGGTCCTTCCGCGAAATCCGTTCCACGAGAAAGGTTGCCCGCCGTGTCAGTTGA
- a CDS encoding F420-dependent hydroxymycolic acid dehydrogenase, which yields MTGISRRTFARVAAGVGLLGGAGAATSCAGPHTEDHLGPQAPPPPTGRDVGFVLSHEQFRTDQLVAQAQAAEQAGFRYVWASDHIQPWQDDQGHSMFPWLTLALVANSTRRISFGTGVTCPTYRYHPTVVAQAFASLAILSPGRVFLGVGTGERLNEQSATDAFGNYTERHDRLIEAIELIRRLWRGERTSFSGRYFRTNSLKLYDTPPTPPPIFVAASGPKSAALAGQFGDGWITQSRDVTNPRLVAAFASGAAAAGRDAGTLGKRAEMFAVVGDDAVAARAATLWRFTAGAVDQPNPVEIQRAAEANPIDKVLADWTVGTDAGPHIRTVQRVLDAGAVPFLHFPQDDPVTAINFYRANVLPGLR from the coding sequence GTGACCGGCATCTCGCGACGGACCTTCGCGCGGGTGGCCGCCGGTGTGGGGTTGCTCGGCGGCGCCGGCGCGGCGACCAGTTGTGCCGGCCCCCACACCGAAGATCACCTCGGTCCGCAAGCCCCGCCGCCGCCGACGGGCAGGGACGTGGGATTTGTGCTGTCGCACGAGCAATTTCGCACCGACCAGCTGGTCGCGCAGGCGCAGGCGGCCGAACAGGCCGGCTTTCGGTACGTGTGGGCCAGCGACCACATCCAGCCGTGGCAGGACGACCAGGGTCACTCGATGTTCCCGTGGCTGACGCTGGCGCTGGTCGCAAACAGCACCCGGCGCATCTCTTTCGGGACCGGCGTGACGTGCCCGACGTATCGCTACCACCCGACCGTGGTGGCGCAGGCGTTCGCCTCGCTTGCGATCCTGAGCCCCGGCCGGGTGTTCCTGGGTGTGGGCACCGGGGAGCGGCTCAACGAGCAGTCCGCCACCGACGCGTTCGGGAACTACACCGAGCGCCACGACCGGCTGATCGAGGCCATCGAGCTCATCCGCCGGCTGTGGCGCGGAGAACGAACCTCGTTCTCCGGTCGGTACTTTCGAACGAACTCCCTGAAGCTCTACGACACGCCGCCCACGCCGCCGCCCATCTTCGTGGCGGCGAGCGGACCGAAGAGCGCCGCGCTGGCCGGTCAATTCGGCGACGGCTGGATCACCCAGTCGCGGGATGTGACCAACCCGAGACTGGTTGCCGCGTTCGCTTCCGGCGCCGCGGCCGCCGGGCGGGACGCGGGCACCCTCGGCAAACGGGCCGAGATGTTCGCGGTTGTCGGCGACGACGCCGTAGCGGCTCGCGCCGCCACCCTGTGGCGGTTCACAGCCGGGGCCGTGGATCAGCCGAATCCCGTCGAGATCCAGCGCGCGGCCGAGGCGAATCCGATCGACAAGGTGCTGGCGGACTGGACCGTGGGCACCGATGCAGGCCCGCACATCCGAACGGTTCAGCGGGTCCTCGACGCCGGCGCTGTGCCCTTTCTGCATTTTCCGCAGGACGATCCCGTCACCGCCATAAACTTCTACCGCGCCAACGTGTTGCCCGGACTGCGCTGA
- a CDS encoding acyl-CoA dehydrogenase family protein: MWDFETDPEYQAKLDWVEKFMAEELEPLDLVALDPYDKQNAEMMSVLRPLQQQVKDQGLWAAHLRPDLGGQGFGQVKLALLNEILGRSRWAPSVFGCQAPDSGNAEILALFGTDAQKSRYLQPLLDGEITSCYSMTEPQGGSDPGQFVTAASRDGDHWVINGEKWFSTNAKHASFFIVMAVTNSEARTYDKMSLFIVPAETPGIEIVRNVGVGAESSKRATHGYVRYNDVRVPADHVLGGEGQAFMIAQTRLGGGRIHHAMRTIALARSAFDMMCERAVSRKTRHGRLADFQMTQEKIADSWIQIEQFRLLVLRTAWLIDKHHDYQKVRRDIAAVKVAMPQVLHDVAQRAMHLHGALGVSDEMPFVKMMVAAESLGIADGATELHKMTVARRTLREYQPVATPFPSAHIPTRRAEAQARLAERLEHAVAEF; this comes from the coding sequence ATGTGGGACTTCGAGACGGACCCCGAATACCAGGCGAAGCTCGACTGGGTCGAGAAGTTCATGGCCGAGGAACTGGAGCCGCTCGACCTGGTCGCCCTCGACCCGTACGACAAGCAGAACGCCGAGATGATGTCGGTCCTGCGGCCGCTGCAACAGCAGGTGAAGGACCAGGGGCTGTGGGCGGCGCATCTGCGCCCGGACCTGGGTGGCCAGGGCTTCGGGCAGGTCAAGCTGGCGTTGCTCAACGAGATCCTCGGCCGGTCGCGCTGGGCGCCGTCGGTTTTCGGGTGCCAGGCGCCGGACTCCGGCAACGCCGAAATCCTCGCGCTGTTCGGCACCGACGCTCAGAAGTCCCGGTACCTGCAGCCGCTGCTGGACGGCGAGATCACGTCCTGCTATTCGATGACCGAACCGCAGGGCGGGTCGGACCCCGGGCAGTTCGTCACCGCCGCGAGCCGCGACGGGGACCACTGGGTGATCAATGGCGAGAAGTGGTTCTCCACCAACGCCAAGCACGCGTCGTTCTTCATCGTCATGGCCGTCACCAATTCCGAAGCCCGCACCTACGACAAGATGTCGCTGTTCATCGTCCCGGCCGAGACCCCGGGCATCGAGATCGTGCGCAATGTCGGTGTGGGTGCCGAGTCCTCGAAACGCGCCACCCACGGTTACGTCCGTTATAACGACGTCCGCGTCCCGGCCGACCACGTGCTCGGTGGCGAGGGCCAGGCGTTCATGATCGCCCAGACCCGGCTCGGCGGCGGCCGCATTCACCACGCGATGCGGACGATTGCGTTGGCACGCAGTGCTTTCGACATGATGTGCGAGCGGGCGGTGTCACGCAAGACCAGGCATGGGCGGCTCGCCGATTTTCAGATGACCCAGGAGAAGATCGCCGACAGCTGGATCCAGATCGAACAGTTCCGGCTGCTGGTGCTGCGGACCGCCTGGCTGATCGACAAGCATCACGACTACCAGAAGGTGCGCCGCGACATCGCGGCGGTGAAGGTTGCCATGCCCCAGGTGCTGCACGACGTCGCGCAGCGTGCGATGCACCTGCACGGCGCGCTCGGTGTCTCCGACGAGATGCCGTTCGTCAAGATGATGGTGGCCGCCGAATCGCTCGGGATCGCCGACGGCGCGACCGAACTGCACAAGATGACGGTGGCCCGCCGAACACTGCGCGAATATCAGCCTGTGGCAACGCCCTTCCCGTCCGCGCACATACCGACCCGGCGGGCCGAGGCGCAGGCCAGGCTGGCCGAGCGCCTCGAGCACGCCGTCGCCGAGTTCTGA
- a CDS encoding MaoC family dehydratase: MRTFESVADLAAAKGESLGRSDWVTVTQEDVNLFADATGDHQWIHVDPEKAATGPFGTTIAHGFMTLALLPRLQHEIYTVKGIKLAINYGLNKVRFPAPVPVGSRVRAELTLAGVEDLGNGAVQATMATTVEIEGAPKPACVAESIVRFVS, from the coding sequence ATGCGCACCTTCGAATCAGTAGCCGACCTCGCAGCCGCCAAGGGTGAGAGCCTCGGGCGCAGCGACTGGGTGACCGTGACTCAGGAAGACGTGAATCTGTTCGCCGACGCCACCGGCGACCACCAATGGATCCACGTCGATCCGGAGAAGGCCGCCACCGGCCCCTTCGGCACGACCATCGCCCACGGCTTCATGACCCTGGCGCTGCTGCCGCGGCTGCAGCACGAGATCTACACCGTCAAGGGCATCAAGCTCGCAATCAATTACGGGCTCAACAAGGTTCGCTTCCCCGCCCCGGTTCCTGTCGGCTCGCGGGTTCGCGCAGAACTCACGCTGGCCGGGGTGGAAGACCTGGGCAACGGCGCCGTGCAGGCAACCATGGCGACCACCGTCGAGATCGAAGGGGCGCCGAAGCCGGCTTGCGTTGCCGAGAGCATAGTCCGTTTCGTGTCGTAA
- a CDS encoding metallophosphoesterase family protein: MRLLLIADTHVPNRARDLPAPVWEEIEAADAVVHAGDWVAPELLDELQSRSARLIGCWGNNDGPALRARLPARADATLAGVRFTVVHETGGAAGREARASRLYPDSDVLVFGHSHIPWDTTAPTGLRLLNPGSPTDRRRQPFCTYMTATADGGALRDVVLHRLER, encoded by the coding sequence GTGCGGCTGCTTCTGATCGCGGACACCCACGTCCCCAACCGCGCGCGTGACCTGCCCGCGCCCGTGTGGGAGGAGATCGAGGCGGCCGATGCCGTCGTCCACGCCGGCGACTGGGTGGCCCCCGAGCTGCTCGACGAGCTGCAGTCCAGGTCGGCGCGCCTGATCGGATGCTGGGGCAACAACGACGGCCCCGCGCTGCGGGCGCGGTTGCCGGCGAGGGCGGACGCCACCCTGGCCGGCGTACGCTTCACGGTCGTGCACGAGACCGGTGGCGCCGCCGGACGCGAGGCAAGGGCGTCCCGGCTATACCCCGACAGTGACGTCTTGGTGTTCGGGCACAGCCACATACCGTGGGACACGACGGCGCCAACCGGTCTGCGACTGCTCAACCCCGGCTCGCCGACGGATCGCCGCCGCCAGCCGTTCTGCACCTACATGACCGCGACGGCCGACGGGGGCGCGCTGCGCGACGTCGTCCTGCATCGCCTCGAACGCTAA
- a CDS encoding GNAT family N-acetyltransferase: MNPLARPARKSDIRELSRTLSRAFYDDPVMAWMLPDEKARPPRLARMFATMVRYHHLAGGGVEVACDGPAVGAAAMWDPPDRWRQTSWEDLAMMPGFLRVFGRGSARARAVQELMKRSHPEEPHWYLAAIGSDPTVRGRGYGQALMRSRLDRCDAQHCPAYLESSKAENVPYYQRFGFAVTREIVLPGGGPTMWAMWRPPR; this comes from the coding sequence GTGAATCCGTTGGCGCGCCCGGCGCGAAAGTCCGACATCCGCGAGCTTTCCAGGACCTTGAGCAGGGCGTTCTACGACGATCCGGTGATGGCCTGGATGCTGCCCGACGAGAAAGCGCGACCGCCCCGCCTGGCCCGCATGTTTGCGACGATGGTCCGCTACCACCATCTGGCAGGTGGCGGTGTGGAGGTGGCGTGCGACGGGCCGGCGGTCGGTGCGGCGGCGATGTGGGACCCGCCGGACCGGTGGCGACAGACAAGCTGGGAAGACCTGGCGATGATGCCCGGCTTCCTGCGGGTGTTCGGCAGGGGGTCCGCAAGGGCGCGCGCGGTGCAAGAACTGATGAAGCGCTCCCATCCCGAGGAACCACACTGGTATCTGGCCGCCATCGGGAGCGATCCGACGGTCCGCGGCCGCGGCTATGGCCAGGCGCTCATGCGGTCGCGCCTGGACCGCTGCGATGCGCAACACTGCCCCGCCTACCTCGAGTCCAGCAAGGCCGAGAACGTCCCGTACTACCAGCGCTTCGGCTTCGCCGTGACCCGCGAGATCGTGCTGCCCGGCGGCGGCCCCACGATGTGGGCGATGTGGCGGCCGCCGCGGTGA
- a CDS encoding GAF and ANTAR domain-containing protein: MEVSDASSRHRLAVRMAELARQIAAPRTLDQVLADVTSAAVELIPRADVAGVLLIRRGGEFESLADTDGLAARLDRLQHEFGEGPCAQAALGETIVRTDDLRDEPRWPRYAPAAVELGVLGGLSFKLYTADRTAGALNLFSFKAGAWDTEAETIGTVFAAHAAAAILAARRGEQLQSAVSTRDRIGQAKGIIMERYGVDDVRAFELLRMLSQESQAKLVDIAQRVIDSRGTET, encoded by the coding sequence ATGGAAGTTTCGGACGCAAGCTCCCGCCACCGTCTGGCTGTGCGCATGGCTGAGCTGGCTCGCCAGATCGCCGCGCCGCGCACGCTCGACCAGGTCCTGGCCGACGTCACCAGCGCCGCGGTGGAGCTGATACCGCGGGCCGATGTCGCGGGTGTGCTGCTGATCAGGAGAGGGGGCGAGTTCGAATCGTTGGCCGACACCGACGGCCTGGCGGCCCGGCTCGACAGGCTGCAGCACGAATTCGGCGAAGGGCCGTGCGCGCAGGCCGCCCTGGGCGAGACGATCGTGCGCACCGACGATCTGCGCGACGAGCCACGCTGGCCCCGCTATGCTCCGGCGGCAGTCGAACTCGGCGTACTGGGCGGCCTGTCGTTCAAGCTGTATACGGCAGACCGCACAGCCGGGGCGCTGAACCTCTTCAGCTTCAAGGCCGGCGCGTGGGACACCGAGGCCGAGACCATCGGCACGGTTTTCGCGGCGCATGCCGCCGCGGCCATCCTGGCGGCACGGCGCGGCGAGCAATTGCAGTCGGCGGTGTCGACCCGGGACCGAATCGGACAGGCGAAGGGCATCATCATGGAGCGCTACGGCGTGGACGACGTGCGCGCCTTCGAGTTGCTGCGGATGCTGTCCCAGGAGAGCCAGGCCAAACTCGTCGACATCGCCCAGCGCGTGATCGACTCCCGCGGCACCGAGACGTAG